TGAAATGTAGCCTTTTCATTAACTGTATGTGCACAATGTACATGTTTAACACTATGGTAAAGAGTTCACTTGATCTGTATCatgaaacaataagaaatgAGATTTAATGCCAGTGAACATTTTTgatgtttcattatttattatggATTTTGCCAATAAATGCATGTATGTTGTAACTTTTGCTAAATAAATGCAACTGTGCTTTTTTCTGAGgaagtttccattttattttacaaatgttaAGAAATGGTAGCTTTCTGAAGACCTGACAGCCAAATTAAATCACTTCTAATACTAATCATATTCATATTCTTCATCATATTCTTacatacaattcaacatatgcaaagaataaagtttccaataaGAAATGAATaacgaacaaaaaaaaaccacataaaAATAATGCATTAACAATATATAGTCATCAGTTATCTAgaatgaatgacaataaaggAAATAAGGTATGATCTGGTAAATTAAAGTCCCACTccacacaaaaatgtgttttccttcttgtcacttcagttggatgtttgagcctctctgtgcagaatgatgtatgtgcagagtttattttcacattcatctactgaaagtggaaagtttctctgtactCAGTcgaaatctgattttaagagatgggcctatgagcatgatttgtgacatcacaactagtttggagccaatcctggtctaATATTCATCTTACACAattgtgatgtggaaacttgaagcctccagtgtacaaacactgagaatgaactttacagtgaaggaggagacatcttgtgtccagcagttaaatttcttaaataaaaaatatttgcatattcatagattctggatttgtttaatgagggagaaggaggagatgttgttttaaggattttaacaagataattgaagtttttttgtggagaaaccatatcagacatacATTATAATTCAAAGTAAAGTATTTTATACACAACaataaacatgtctggagggaatctttaagtaaaaacaatttaacTGGCATGGGTTATACGTagccaaaaagagaaaagtcttTATTTCTGTATATGTGAACAAAACCCCATGAATAATCTCTCTGAAAATAAGTCACATGACCTTGCCTTGTAGGAATAAATAGgcctatattattattaaaaataaatgtagtgaagtgtaATATAGTGActcagataataataataatgtatttaatttgtactgcttTTTCATCcgcagtgaatctcaaagtgctacagcgttaaaacatacaacatataacatcaagaaaataacaagacttaagatgaaaataaaaaggtttttaaggCTGCTTTAAGAGTCTATGATCTGTGCACAAGCGTGGTGCAGCAGAGATGAAGATGCATGGTGCATGATGCATGATTATCTGCTGCCTTTAATACGTGTGCAAGTTCGGTTTTGCCACCGCAATTGTTAAAGACTCAAATTGTTTTCATGCAAGTTGTCAGCTATGAACAGTAAATGCCAGTCGGTCGGTTTCCGATCTACACTCCAGACCAGCAGACGGCGCTATGTTCCCCTTAAAACGTTGAACGTCAACCCTCGAAAGGcccaggaagaagaagaagagacccTGGGGGTGAAGATGCATTGATTGGTTATTTTAAGCAGGGAAGTTTGCCGGCGTGGTAAGCAATCTCACTCACATTGGTGTCCTCCGTAAGCTCTTGTTTAGCCTTCCCGCTTCCGCGCAGCCCGACCCGGCCACAGCCATCCAGCCTGCCCCCCCTGTGTGTCAATCTGCGCCCTGAGAGCAGCATGTCTGAATACGGCGCTCTGCCGACTAACGGAGTCGGCGCTGGGATGAAAAAAGACGCTTTCGCAGATGCAGTAGAACGAGCCAGACAGGTAATTCAAGTGCTCGGCGGCCAGAGAAGACAGCCGGCGAGCGAGTTAGCTGCTGGGAGAACCGCGGCTAGCTTAATTACCCGTGACGTTAGCTGTAGTTAACGAGCTAGCGAGCTAGCTCATAGCACTCGCCATTCATTTGTCTTAACAACCTCGCCGGGTTGAGGGAtcagatggaaaaaaaggtttgaCGGGGTGAACTGAGCAGCGGCAGCAATGTAGGTCAAACCTTTGTGTAAATAAAACGATCTGTCGCCACCGGGATCCTCGGGTTAAATTAAACGGACTAGCTACTAATGCTAAAGGTAGCCAGTTAACGGTTTACCCAACGTGAAGTTTGATCCTAGCCGTTGTATAACTTTGGTTTTGCAAAGGCTGTAACAATCGTTTTAATGACATTATGACTCGCTGAGTAAGCTCAGCTGGCTTTAGTAGTATTTTATTGATAACTAGCTATAAAATATAAGTTATGAACTGTATTTTGAAAACTGGTCTGTAAATGTCAGTCTCCATTGGCTTAGTGTTGCATGGTCAGTGGTAAGACTATGAAGCTACATTACATTAGTTTCAATAGTTATGAAGGTTAGGGCTGCGATTATCAacaattatttatgtttttgattaattatttagcttataaaatgtcaggaaattgatttaaaaaaaaaaaaaaaaagccagtgaTATAACGCAGAAGAACTGCAAAATGTTACATTTGAGGAgctgcatttttgcttgataaatgacttcagtaattaatcaattatcaaaattgttgaagATTAATATTGTGTCAGTTGATAAATCAAAGTGCTGTGAGTGCACTGTTGGTATCATGGTTGGATCAGAATTGTTAGAAATAACATTGTGCTTTTATCGATTTAGTATTGTGGAGTTCATTTACAAATTGATCTGCGAGACATATTAAAAATAAGGAAAGGTCCAAACTGATGCAGAGGAGACAGACATAACCTTACTTGTAGCTCATTGTACGGGTGAAGCTCAATTCACGTAATCTAACTCAATACAGCTAACTCAACTCATCGCTGCCTGATAAATACCTACTTTTATAACCCCGAAGAACTTATATGAAATCACAATTATACAAAGtgaatatgattttaaaaaaggtcaCCTACTCCTAATGGTGATGTTGAGATACTCCCACCAAAACTTGCGACCTTGAAAGTTCATTTCTATTTTAGGTTGTATTGCAAACACCTCTGGTTTCACCCGTTGTCCTTCTCATCCTCTTCCCAGATCGCAGCTAAAATCGGTGGTGACGGAGTTCCCCTAGTGAGCAACAACGGAGGAGCTGAGAGCTATCCGTTCGCCGCACAGAAACGATCCCTGGAAGAAGCAGGTTGAAAATCTGCACAAACACGCACGTTGTCTGAATTTGTTTGTCCACATTGTAAGACTCACTTTTTCTTCGGTCTTTAGATGAACCAGATGCCAAGAAGGTTGCATCACAGAGTGAAAGAGATTCTGCATTGTGTACGttcaaatacacacattgaTCCTATTGTAAACACTCACTCGGCTCAGTTTCCAGCCACTCACCAGTTTTTTCCTTCTGTTACAGCTATTGGAGCACAGCTGGCTGCCCTGTCTCAACAGAGGTACaggttttcagtgtttcttttacataaaTACTTTTAGAGCTTAGCGATGAGAATCCTTTTtgtatatcatttttttttattacctgtCTGCAGTGTCAGGCCCTCCACAATGACAGAAGAGTACAGAGTGCCTGATGGCATGGTCGGTCTCAGTGAGTACATGCACGTACATTTCCTAAACCATTCCTGCGTCGCTGCGTCACACGTGTGCAAACTAAAATTTAAATGTCTTTGTCCCTGAAGTCATCGGCCGAGGAGGTGAACAGATCAACAAAATACAACAGGATTCTGGCTGCAAGGTCCAGATTGCGCACGGTGAGCTGCATGCTAACCCCAGATTTGCTAAATCAACAAAGTATAAAAGATTTTTTCCAGCTGCTCTTGGtttgatgaatattttcatATGAATTCACAGACAGCGCCGGTCTTCCAGAAAGAAGTGTTTCTCTGACAGGGTCACCAGATGCCATAGAGTAAGTTGGTgttcacattcattttttaaaacaacgtatttttcaattttcagtgCAACTCAACTCTCAACAACGAAGTTTTGTTTCTGCTGAGTTTTTGTTCATGGACGCCTATGAGATCAAGTAGCAGCTCTGCACGAATGGGGAGAAATAACACGATTAAACTTCTCAAGAGAATGATGGTTGGCCTAATCCCACTACATGTTTctatattttaacaaaataatttattgatcCGAGATTAGTTTTTTAGATAAAGATATGAGactatttaaaattttataaccATTTCCTGCTATCTTGTGCAATGGCAACGACTTGCACCATTGGTGCAGCACTTCCCCTCAGGCTGTGTACAAATCGTCCTCTGCAAAGTTAAATACCAGCTATGGTCCTTACTATAATCTTAAGCATGTGATTGGTGGAAATCAGTCGTGTTAAACAGCTTGAGAGGCTTACCTGATGGCATAACACATGcaaccacacaaacaaaatgaaacggTAGGATTTGGTTTAACTTCTAAGAATGATTGTTGAAATTTGTCGAAGCTTGGTTAATGAATGCAAAGAGCTACATCCTCAGCTTCAGGCAAAGTGTATTTCCCTGCTTTTGAAAGGAGATGCTCCTTTATCATTTAGAAATCAATGAATTGAGCTAAGCTAGGCAGAGGTCATCAGTCAATAACTATTCCTTGAATTAATTTGAGGTCTGTTATGGTCCATTCTTCCTCTTtctacctcttttttttaatttggactGTGACCAACATAAATAACTTGCATGAGCGATGTCCACGTGGACAGCAAACAAGCttgttggacaaaaaaaagtcagcaaCCACTGAAATGTTTGTAGTCACCTCTCAACTATGCATATTATTTAGGGAGAAATTGATCACAGCAGTTCAAGCTACCCAAGATAtctataaagttttttttatttacaaatttgTTAAAAGCTTTGTCTGTCCAAaactctgcagctgctggagctgctgtgGCACACTGTAGGTGCAGATGGAGCTTTTCACACTGCCTGCAATTAGACAGAATTGTGCGACCCattaaataaattgattttatgccatcatcatcatcattctttCAATTGAATTTGCTTCCAGGAGAGCCAAGGCACTCATAGATGACATAGTGTCGAGGGGTCATGAGTCGACCAACGGGCAGGCAGGTTCCATGCAGGAGATGATCATCCCTGCTGGCAAGGCCGGCCTTATTATAGGCAAAGGAGGAGAGACCATCAAACAGCTGCAGGTGAGCCTCCTTCATGGAACTGTAATGAtcacttttgttttattccatTCGGACTATTTGTACTGCACAAATGTTAGAAATAAACTAATTATTAGAAAGAAAAAGTTATACGCTGATTTCCAGTATCACCGATTAGAAAAGTGCAGTGCAATGAGTGAACAGGTTTACTTGATTATGGAGAGATAAGGTTCatctggtttgtgtgtgtgtgtgtgtgtgtaatactTCTGAAATGTTGTAGGAGCGAGCTGGAGTCAAAATGATTCTTATTCAAGATGGATCCCAGCCACCCAACATAGACAAGCCGCTACGCATCATTGGAGACCCCTACAAAGTGCAGGTACTCTTTAAGCTCACTGGAGATGGTTTAGTGTTGGTGGGAAATGTTTTTGCTCCTGTTGACTCTCTTCAACTCATCGTGTTGTCCcgtgtgtttgctttttgtaGCAAGCAAAGGAGATGGTCAATGAGATTCTACGAGAAAGGGATCACGCTGGTTTTGGAGACAGGAACGAATATGGACCAAGGATgggtggtggagggggaggaggaggcatTGATGTGAGTAATctgagaagctgctgctgctgttttctcacCAGACCACAGCAGAGTTTGAAATCACATTAAAAGGACACACTTGAGTGACTGTAGATTAATTCATGTTTACCATCGTTCTAATTAAAAGGAGACACTCAAAGGCTTTTGAGCAGTTCTCAGATATGTTGTGTAATTCTACAGATAGCTGTGCCCCGCCACTCTGTGGGAGTCGTGATTGGCCGAAATGGGGAGATGATCAAGAAGATCCAGAGCGACGCTGGAGTGAAGATACAGTTTAAACCAGGTGCGCTGAACTGCATCATATATCACATTTCATGAATGAAATTACATCTCTGTTATCCTCTTGGATTGCCAAGTAGTGTTTTATGTAAGGATGAGAATAATAATGTATTATccagtttaaataaaatgtttttactgtcatGACTTTATAGTAAAATAAAGAGACTGTTTTAAGGCTAAATCTCAGCAAAGCTCAAACCTACTAAAGCTGTTTTTGTCCAAAAGAAAGCCATTTCTACCATTTTAGTTGTCAGaagtcattttatatttataggttttttttttctccttgtatTTTGCTTATTGTAGCTATTTCTTTTTGCGGTCATTCCAAAGTCTTTTCCATCTACACCCAGTTAAAATTGCTGTCGCTAAGATATTGACGAGatataaacatgtttctgtATCAGGACACTAAAAgcaatagttcaacatttttggaaatatgcttatttgctttcttgacaagagttaggtgagaagattgatactgcTCTCATGTACAATTTAATATGATGCTCAGCATTAAGACATGAAACGGGAAAACAGCTAGTCTAGCTCtgtttaacatgttatatctcaaatgtttaacatgtacaaaaagctgtaaaacaTAACATGTAATATAGAACGTAAAATGACACATGGTTTTACTGTGTCacactatttcttggccagaaACACTAACTTCCTGAAGTCTTTTCTTCACTGTGAAGATTACAGAGACTCCATATTGTTCAGTTGGACTGTTCTGGATGGAAAtacttctctccctctgctttcattgttttgatttttgttcTTTGTCTCTGTACATTCCCACCACAacatgtctttttgtttttccttgcaGATGATGGTACAGGTCCTGATAAAATTGCCCATATTATGGGTCCACCAGACCAGTGTCAGCACGCCGCCTCGATCATCACTGACCTACTACAGAGTATCCGCGCCCGAGAGGAGGGTGGACAGGGGGTAGGTACAGACTGAAGGGGCAGacatttgatttcttttaagTGTTGACCTTGTTGAAGCACCTGCGGTGATAACAGAGCACAGAAACAAGGCTTTGCTATTGAACACTTTAACCTGATGTGAGATGTGTTTCCTCCCAAGGGCCCCCCAGGTCCTCCTGGTGCAGGGATGCCACCAGGTGGGCGAGGACGGGGTAGAGGCCAGGGGAACTGGGGTCCTCCGGGAGGAGAGATGACCTTCTCCATTCCTGCTCACAAATGTGGGCTCGTAATCGGCAGAGGAGGGGAGAATGTCAAGTCCATTAACCAACAGACCGGCGCGTTTGTGGAGATATCCCGTCAGCCCCCGCCAAACGGTGACCCGAACTTCAAGCTGTTCACCATCCGAGGGTCCCCACAACAAATTGATCATGCAAAGCAGCTCATAGAAGAAAAGATTGAGGTACATTCAAGTGACACATGGAGGAGAGAAGGTCCACACTGTCCGTCATATATTGGCTTCACCTCCTACATATCAGtgattggggaaaaaaaaaaatatattttttttttttttgccagggTCCCTTGTGTCCGGTGGGTGGTGGTCCTGGTCCAGGAGGCCCCGGTGGTCCCATGGGTCCCTATAATCCCAACCCTTATAATGCAGGGCCTCCTGGTGGTGCTCCCCAGTAAGTACAACCCACAATAAAACACTTGAATGCAAGAATTGTCAATTGTCCTTCAGAGGAGACGTCTTTATATAAACAAGCACTTAGGCTGTCCTCTCCTTCTTTAGTGGAGCTGCGCCCGGTGGTCCCCAATTCTGTCCTCAGGGTTGGGGGAACACCTACCAGCAGTGGCAAGCCCCAGGACAACATGACCCCAGTGAGTACCTTTCTTATTTTGTGCACTCACTTCaattttttgtaaatttaagGTCTAAAAATCAATTTCTTAATTTATTCATTGTACTAATTTTTCCCCCTCCTATCATCAGGTaaggcggcggcagcagcagcagacccGAACGCAGCATGGGCAGCCTACTATGCACAATACTACGGCCAGCAGCCAGGCGGTGCCATGGCAGCCCAGACTCCAGGAgcccctgcagcagcagcaccaggaGACCAGAGCCAAGCAGCACAGACTTCTGGGGGCCAGCCAGACTACACCAAGGCTTGGGAGGAATACTACAAGAAGATGGGCATGAGTAAGTGGGACCTTGGACACCCATTTTTGTCAGAATGTATTTGGATAAATTGTGAGCTTTGAATTACAAGGCTCTGTCTGGAAGCGTGAACTTAGTGTCAACATTTTGACATCACAGATTAAAACATATACTAAGCAGTGAAATATatcaaaatcacatttaaaccTACATAATCTTTTACCCAGATGACAGTAGTAGTCTGCAAAATGAAGTGAGGTAAAAGGTATGTTTGTGTGGTGCTTTTTCAGCCCAGCCTGCTGGAGGGGCAGCAGCTGCTCcaggtgcagcagcagccacagcagcagcagcagcagccgcagcagctgGAGGATCTGCAGCCGGAGGCCAGCAGGATTACAGCGCAGCCTGGGCTGAGTACTACAGACAGCAGGCCGCCTACTACGGACAGGGAGGGCAGGCGCCTGGACAGGCAGCTGCTCCACAGCAGGGACAACAGGTACCACATGCACGTGTCCAAAATTAACTTTGTTGCTCACCTGCCAAGCTGCCAGCTACAACAATTCACTGGTGAAAATTGTTTATAGAAATATTTCTCCAGACAGATTTCAATTTGAACTTGCTCACTTACaatttttgtcttcattttaatttacttaattttagTGACATCTTTATGGTGTTACCACATAGAAATAACAGGGATtccactaaaataaaaatgtaagatAACATGCCATGCAGtggacaaataaatgaataacacTTTATGTTCAGTTAGAAGTTTGTTTGGTTGTGGTTTGATGTTACTGGTTCACTTTTAGAGCTAAACTTTGTTTAACAGGTTCAAAGTttgagaacaagaaacaaaatGCATTCAAGTTTTGTTTCAAATTGTGAGCCTTTCCACAAAAGACAAACTTTCCCACCATTTAGCAGGTATTAATTATAGATAGGCAGTGGTGGCgtaaaggttagagaagcgaGCTTGCAAGACCCTtaaccccaactgctccagtggagccaCTCAGTGGCCGGCAGGTCAGACTGTGG
The DNA window shown above is from Thunnus maccoyii chromosome 2, fThuMac1.1, whole genome shotgun sequence and carries:
- the LOC121886930 gene encoding far upstream element-binding protein 2, which gives rise to MSEYGALPTNGVGAGMKKDAFADAVERARQIAAKIGGDGVPLVSNNGGAESYPFAAQKRSLEEADEPDAKKVASQSERDSALSIGAQLAALSQQSVRPSTMTEEYRVPDGMVGLIIGRGGEQINKIQQDSGCKVQIAHDSAGLPERSVSLTGSPDAIERAKALIDDIVSRGHESTNGQAGSMQEMIIPAGKAGLIIGKGGETIKQLQERAGVKMILIQDGSQPPNIDKPLRIIGDPYKVQQAKEMVNEILRERDHAGFGDRNEYGPRMGGGGGGGGIDIAVPRHSVGVVIGRNGEMIKKIQSDAGVKIQFKPDDGTGPDKIAHIMGPPDQCQHAASIITDLLQSIRAREEGGQGGPPGPPGAGMPPGGRGRGRGQGNWGPPGGEMTFSIPAHKCGLVIGRGGENVKSINQQTGAFVEISRQPPPNGDPNFKLFTIRGSPQQIDHAKQLIEEKIEGPLCPVGGGPGPGGPGGPMGPYNPNPYNAGPPGGAPHGAAPGGPQFCPQGWGNTYQQWQAPGQHDPSKAAAAAADPNAAWAAYYAQYYGQQPGGAMAAQTPGAPAAAAPGDQSQAAQTSGGQPDYTKAWEEYYKKMGMTQPAGGAAAAPGAAAATAAAAAAAAAGGSAAGGQQDYSAAWAEYYRQQAAYYGQGGQAPGQAAAPQQGQQAQ